One window of the Methanomassiliicoccaceae archaeon DOK genome contains the following:
- a CDS encoding DUF1846 family protein — MPTGFDNDMYLRTQSEHIRERIASSGGKLYLEFGGKLFDDYHASRVLPGFMPDSKIRMLMEFGSQAEAIVVINAEDIVRNKVRKDIGVGYDQEVLRLVDSFHDRGIGVCGLVITQYNGQSAADAFQKKAEALGLKVYRHYPIAGYPSNIPLIVSDQGYGRNEFVETTKPLVVVTAPGPGSGKMAVCLSQLYHEHSLGRKAGYAKFETFPIWNLPLNHPVNIAYEAATADLSDANMIDPFHLDAYGKTTVNYNRDIEIFPVLNAILTEIAGKSPYRSPTDMGVNMAGNCIVDDQAVRRAANNEIIRRYFAALRDRREGRADDEMVFRSELILKKAGLSIEYRRTVTASRAMAKSTERPVVAAELADGTIVMGKASPLLTASSAMILNALKILAGIDDDVLLISPDVIRSMQRLKVDYLGNRNPRLHIDEMLVALSIAANTDPVVERAVAKIPELRGCDVHSSVVISSVDEGTYKKLGMYVSSEPEHQTKCLFHGN; from the coding sequence ATGCCGACGGGATTCGACAACGACATGTACCTCAGGACCCAGTCCGAGCACATCAGGGAACGCATCGCGAGCTCAGGGGGTAAGCTCTACCTGGAGTTCGGAGGCAAGCTCTTCGACGACTACCATGCGTCCAGGGTCCTGCCCGGGTTCATGCCGGACAGCAAGATCCGCATGCTTATGGAGTTCGGCAGCCAGGCCGAGGCCATCGTCGTCATCAACGCCGAGGACATCGTGAGGAACAAGGTCCGCAAGGACATCGGCGTCGGCTACGACCAGGAGGTCCTGAGGCTCGTCGACTCGTTCCACGACAGGGGGATCGGCGTATGCGGCCTTGTCATCACGCAGTACAACGGACAGTCCGCCGCGGACGCCTTCCAGAAGAAGGCCGAGGCGCTGGGCCTGAAGGTCTACAGGCACTACCCCATCGCGGGGTACCCGTCCAACATCCCGCTCATCGTATCCGACCAGGGGTACGGCAGGAACGAGTTCGTGGAGACCACCAAGCCGCTCGTCGTCGTCACCGCGCCGGGCCCCGGCAGCGGGAAGATGGCGGTCTGCCTGTCCCAGCTCTACCACGAGCACAGCCTGGGCAGGAAGGCGGGGTACGCCAAGTTCGAGACGTTCCCCATATGGAACCTCCCGCTGAACCATCCCGTCAACATCGCCTACGAGGCCGCCACCGCGGACCTCAGCGACGCGAACATGATCGACCCGTTCCACCTGGACGCGTACGGCAAGACCACGGTCAACTACAACAGGGACATCGAGATCTTCCCGGTCCTGAACGCCATCCTGACGGAGATCGCAGGGAAGTCGCCCTACAGGTCCCCCACGGACATGGGGGTCAACATGGCAGGCAACTGCATCGTCGACGACCAGGCGGTCAGGCGCGCGGCCAACAACGAGATCATAAGGCGCTACTTCGCGGCCCTCAGGGACCGCAGGGAGGGCAGGGCCGACGACGAGATGGTCTTCAGGTCCGAGCTCATACTCAAGAAGGCGGGGCTCTCCATCGAGTACAGGAGGACTGTCACCGCGTCCAGGGCAATGGCGAAGAGCACGGAGAGGCCCGTCGTCGCAGCGGAGCTCGCGGACGGGACCATCGTCATGGGAAAGGCCTCGCCGCTACTGACCGCGTCCTCGGCCATGATCCTGAACGCGCTGAAGATCCTGGCTGGGATCGACGACGACGTCCTCCTGATATCGCCGGACGTCATCAGGTCCATGCAGAGGCTCAAGGTCGACTACCTGGGCAACAGGAACCCCCGCCTGCACATCGACGAGATGCTGGTGGCGCTGTCCATCGCGGCGAACACCGACCCGGTGGTCGAGAGGGCGGTCGCCAAGATCCCCGAGCTGAGGGGATGCGACGTGCACTCGTCCGTCGTGATATCGTCCGTGGACGAGGGCACCTACAAGAAGCTCGGGATGTACGTGTCCAGCGAGCCGGAGCACCAGACCAAGTGCCTCTTCCACGGGAACTGA
- a CDS encoding aminotransferase class I/II-fold pyridoxal phosphate-dependent enzyme — protein sequence MKISKRISDIPMSGIRKMFDLAGPDSINLGLGEPDLDPPAEAIEGMNAAASAGRNKYGPTAGIMELRDAVADYFSKYGKVDGNNIMITPSGSTALLEITQSMVDPGDEVLVPSPGFVIYGPHAELAGGRAVEYRLTDDGLFQPDIDHIQSIITPRTTMIVVNTPSNPTGGVLTEESKKALCDIARDRNITILADEVYNEFIYEGRHTSFMDSLDCAVVANGFSKMMAVTGWRMGFLCAEHELMDTLIKMQYHVCASPAMPPMYGILAALPHIGPYLDNARKVYRARRDLITDLINDIPGMHLEAPRGAFYAFPGYDRDIRSADLANDLARAGLICTPGSAFGSYGEGHLRFSYAADESKIEAGMAILKKVITEGR from the coding sequence ATGAAGATTTCGAAGAGGATCTCGGACATCCCCATGTCCGGGATCAGGAAGATGTTCGACCTCGCTGGCCCGGACTCCATAAACCTGGGCCTCGGCGAGCCGGACCTCGACCCGCCTGCGGAGGCCATCGAGGGCATGAACGCGGCGGCATCGGCGGGCCGCAACAAGTACGGCCCCACCGCCGGGATCATGGAGCTGAGGGACGCCGTCGCGGACTACTTCTCCAAGTACGGGAAGGTGGATGGGAACAACATCATGATCACGCCAAGCGGGTCGACGGCGCTCCTGGAGATCACCCAGAGCATGGTCGACCCCGGCGACGAGGTCCTCGTCCCCAGCCCCGGGTTCGTCATCTACGGCCCCCACGCGGAGCTCGCAGGGGGAAGAGCCGTCGAGTACAGGCTCACCGACGACGGGCTCTTCCAGCCCGACATCGACCACATCCAGTCGATCATCACCCCCAGGACGACCATGATCGTGGTCAACACCCCGTCCAACCCCACGGGCGGCGTCCTCACCGAGGAGTCCAAGAAGGCGCTGTGCGACATAGCCAGGGACAGGAACATCACCATCCTCGCGGACGAGGTCTACAACGAGTTCATCTACGAGGGGAGGCACACGTCCTTCATGGACAGCCTCGACTGCGCCGTCGTCGCGAACGGGTTCTCCAAGATGATGGCCGTCACCGGCTGGAGGATGGGCTTCCTCTGCGCCGAGCACGAGCTGATGGACACCCTGATCAAGATGCAGTACCACGTCTGTGCCAGCCCGGCGATGCCCCCGATGTACGGGATACTCGCCGCCCTGCCGCACATCGGGCCGTACCTGGACAACGCCAGGAAGGTCTACAGGGCCCGCAGGGACCTGATCACCGACCTCATCAACGACATCCCCGGGATGCACCTGGAGGCTCCCCGCGGGGCCTTCTACGCGTTCCCCGGCTACGACCGGGACATCAGATCGGCGGACCTGGCCAACGACCTCGCCAGGGCGGGGCTCATATGCACGCCCGGATCCGCGTTCGGGTCCTACGGCGAGGGGCACCTGAGGTTCTCCTACGCGGCGGACGAGTCGAAGATAGAGGCGGGAATGGCTATATTGAAAAAGGTCATCACCGAGGGGAGATAA
- the mvk gene encoding mevalonate kinase — protein MSGTEWYRASAPGKFVILGEHAVVYGKPAIVLAVDLRMEIAVRGSRYNMINGERIDFRRQPHLRYLTRNATGGLEFETSSQIPVGSGLGSSAALSAALALALGERDGRRMSEAELVEEAYEAELFAQGIGSPMDASACVHGGGIAVNLPESEGRHLWTVTRGERTWSVSDVDVPDMTFVIGNTGIRAPTGPLVSKVKRFRDRSSFANDIIDDIEQATLQGSQAIARGDVEELGRLMTDDHKLLSILGVSSRELNKLVNASMPYSYGAKLTGAGGGGCMVALTDRPEKVCEAIRSRGGTPYVVKTGVPGAMMLP, from the coding sequence ATGAGCGGCACCGAATGGTACAGGGCATCCGCGCCGGGGAAGTTCGTCATCCTCGGCGAGCACGCCGTGGTCTACGGCAAGCCCGCGATAGTCCTCGCGGTGGACCTCAGGATGGAGATCGCGGTGCGCGGGTCCAGGTACAACATGATCAACGGCGAGCGCATCGACTTCCGCAGGCAGCCCCATCTAAGGTACCTCACCAGGAACGCCACTGGCGGGCTGGAGTTCGAGACCTCCAGCCAGATACCTGTGGGCTCCGGGCTGGGGTCGTCGGCGGCGCTGTCGGCGGCGCTGGCGCTGGCCCTCGGCGAGAGGGACGGCAGGCGCATGTCCGAGGCCGAGCTCGTGGAGGAGGCCTATGAGGCGGAGCTGTTCGCCCAGGGGATAGGCAGCCCGATGGACGCGTCGGCCTGCGTGCACGGCGGCGGGATCGCCGTCAACCTCCCCGAGTCGGAGGGCAGGCACCTGTGGACCGTCACCCGCGGCGAGAGGACGTGGAGCGTCTCCGACGTGGACGTGCCCGACATGACCTTCGTCATCGGGAACACCGGCATCAGAGCCCCCACGGGACCCCTGGTGAGCAAGGTGAAGAGGTTCAGGGACAGGAGCAGCTTCGCCAACGACATCATCGACGACATAGAGCAGGCCACCCTCCAGGGCAGCCAGGCCATCGCCCGCGGCGACGTGGAGGAGCTCGGCAGGCTGATGACCGACGACCACAAGCTGCTGTCCATCCTGGGCGTGTCCAGCAGGGAGCTCAACAAGCTGGTGAACGCCTCGATGCCGTACTCCTACGGCGCGAAGCTGACCGGGGCCGGCGGAGGCGGGTGCATGGTCGCCCTCACCGACAGGCCCGAGAAGGTCTGCGAGGCCATCAGGTCCAGGGGAGGAACGCCGTACGTCGTGAAGACCGGCGTCCCCGGGGCGATGATGCTCCCGTGA
- a CDS encoding 4Fe-4S dicluster domain-containing protein, whose translation MDLNDEIERLRTKCIGCGKCSRVCPSLKHGGIDPMEVMMGGEADMSTCIGCGNCSAVCRRTDPMAVMQDLVALERDLHVSPAFRETGYAMRPVEQTPEPVWTGDEVMVMPGCVTKAKVPYVIYAASVAFGAMGVRAGELPGNTCCMHPTQFREMTEMERRSYRTDMGRTAGDRPLVTLCAGCNQELQRSSVEAEHIIAFLHDRIGSLPRLASPIKVGIEPGCSAMDLRNEMREVVEAMGCEVVNTTMGCCGKNTPVAGPLMEEREAECAGADWIIVGCPMCQVKFDSHPDGIPAMHIAELVAMAAGDTESLRHHIIRRE comes from the coding sequence ATGGATCTGAACGACGAGATCGAGAGACTCCGCACCAAATGCATCGGATGCGGGAAATGCAGCAGGGTCTGCCCCTCGCTCAAGCACGGCGGCATCGACCCGATGGAGGTCATGATGGGCGGCGAGGCCGACATGTCCACCTGCATAGGCTGCGGCAACTGCTCCGCTGTGTGCAGGAGGACCGACCCCATGGCGGTCATGCAGGACCTGGTGGCCCTGGAGAGGGACCTCCACGTGTCCCCCGCTTTCAGGGAGACCGGCTACGCCATGAGGCCCGTGGAACAGACCCCTGAGCCCGTCTGGACCGGCGACGAGGTCATGGTCATGCCCGGATGCGTCACCAAGGCGAAGGTCCCCTACGTGATCTACGCCGCATCGGTGGCTTTCGGCGCGATGGGCGTCAGGGCCGGGGAGCTCCCGGGGAACACATGCTGCATGCACCCGACCCAGTTCAGGGAGATGACGGAGATGGAGCGCAGGTCTTACAGGACCGACATGGGCAGGACCGCCGGGGACAGGCCCCTGGTGACCCTCTGCGCCGGATGCAACCAGGAGCTTCAGAGGTCCTCCGTGGAGGCGGAGCACATCATCGCGTTCCTGCACGACCGCATCGGCTCCCTGCCGAGACTCGCGTCCCCGATCAAGGTGGGGATAGAGCCCGGATGCTCGGCGATGGACCTCAGGAACGAGATGAGGGAGGTCGTGGAGGCCATGGGCTGCGAGGTCGTCAACACGACCATGGGATGCTGCGGGAAGAACACCCCCGTGGCCGGCCCCCTCATGGAAGAGAGGGAGGCGGAGTGCGCCGGAGCAGACTGGATAATCGTCGGATGCCCCATGTGCCAGGTCAAGTTCGACTCCCATCCGGACGGGATACCTGCGATGCACATAGCCGAACTCGTCGCAATGGCCGCGGGCGACACGGAGTCGCTCAGGCATCACATCATCAGAAGGGAATGA
- a CDS encoding zinc-ribbon domain-containing protein: MYCKNCGAEIDPGATFCPSCGFDQRPSGSAYTSPGPGSQQGSSWTFTDSSSTELEKKSMIIGFVVTLLLSLILGLLWAVLIGIVLLVLFIVIKKDTGTVKGAVIGGIIGLVVGYLINLLLVGVILSSMY, encoded by the coding sequence ATGTACTGTAAGAACTGCGGTGCAGAGATAGATCCGGGGGCGACGTTCTGCCCTTCGTGCGGATTCGACCAGCGTCCGTCTGGCAGCGCCTACACGTCTCCAGGACCTGGAAGCCAGCAGGGCTCGTCATGGACCTTCACGGATTCCTCGTCAACGGAACTCGAGAAGAAGTCGATGATCATCGGTTTCGTGGTAACGCTGCTGCTGTCCCTGATCCTGGGGCTGCTGTGGGCAGTCCTGATAGGTATCGTCCTCCTCGTCCTCTTCATCGTCATCAAGAAGGACACGGGGACGGTGAAGGGCGCCGTCATCGGCGGGATCATAGGACTGGTGGTCGGTTACCTGATCAACCTGTTGCTGGTCGGAGTGATCCTCTCATCGATGTACTGA
- a CDS encoding geranylgeranyl reductase family protein, which produces MKTYECDIVVVGAGPGGSMAARYCAQGGLKTILIEKKAEIGAPLRCAEGVSKKWLEEVGIEPDPTWIRGDMKGAIIKSPQGTTFQLDESKAGSEVGYVLERHLFDKALARDAAEAGAQIMLRTSCTGIIREDGKIVGIKARSMGEEIEIRAKCVVAADGYESQVGRWAGIDTTLKLNDIDSCIQYRMCNIDCVPDYCEFVIGSVAPGGYIWIFPKGNGIANVGIGVMGRLCKGNGDAKYYLDKFIAEDPRLNKGQCLEIMGGFVSTCPGLDCAVDDNIVLVGDAARIIDPITGGGICHACRTGMYAGKVLTECAKTGDFSKKALMPYEKMWRDRMEDKLFRNWMAKEKLASLDDETIDELIKMIKDSDIGEVNVYNLLKVVKEKFPKVVEGFEDLI; this is translated from the coding sequence ATGAAGACATACGAGTGCGACATAGTCGTCGTCGGGGCCGGACCCGGCGGAAGCATGGCCGCCAGGTACTGCGCCCAGGGCGGTCTGAAGACCATACTGATCGAGAAGAAGGCCGAGATCGGTGCGCCCCTCAGGTGCGCCGAGGGTGTCTCCAAGAAATGGCTGGAGGAGGTCGGCATCGAGCCCGACCCCACCTGGATCCGCGGGGACATGAAGGGAGCGATCATCAAGTCGCCCCAGGGGACCACGTTCCAGCTGGACGAGTCCAAGGCCGGGTCCGAGGTCGGATACGTCCTGGAGAGGCACCTCTTCGACAAGGCCCTCGCCAGGGACGCCGCCGAGGCCGGCGCCCAGATCATGCTGAGGACCTCGTGCACCGGCATCATCCGCGAGGACGGCAAGATCGTCGGAATCAAGGCCAGGAGCATGGGCGAGGAGATCGAGATCCGCGCCAAGTGCGTCGTCGCCGCCGACGGCTACGAGAGCCAGGTCGGAAGATGGGCCGGAATCGACACCACCCTCAAGCTGAACGACATCGACTCCTGCATCCAGTACAGGATGTGCAACATCGACTGCGTCCCCGACTACTGCGAGTTCGTGATCGGTTCCGTCGCCCCCGGAGGATACATCTGGATCTTCCCCAAGGGCAACGGCATCGCCAACGTCGGTATCGGCGTCATGGGAAGGCTCTGCAAGGGCAACGGCGACGCCAAGTACTACCTCGACAAGTTCATCGCCGAGGACCCCCGCCTGAACAAGGGCCAGTGCCTGGAGATCATGGGAGGCTTCGTCTCCACATGCCCCGGACTGGACTGCGCCGTCGACGACAACATCGTCCTCGTCGGTGACGCCGCCAGGATCATCGACCCCATCACCGGCGGAGGAATCTGCCACGCCTGCAGGACCGGAATGTACGCCGGAAAGGTCCTCACCGAGTGCGCCAAGACCGGGGACTTCTCCAAGAAGGCCCTGATGCCCTACGAGAAGATGTGGCGCGACAGGATGGAGGACAAGCTGTTCAGGAACTGGATGGCCAAGGAGAAGCTTGCCTCCCTGGACGACGAGACCATCGACGAGCTCATCAAGATGATCAAGGACTCCGACATCGGCGAGGTCAACGTCTACAACCTGCTGAAGGTCGTCAAGGAGAAGTTCCCCAAGGTCGTCGAGGGCTTCGAGGACCTCATCTGA
- a CDS encoding 4Fe-4S dicluster domain-containing protein gives MNVDVNKCLHCGGCVGSCPKNAIFLNDFVLEFNDDCIKCGICVKLCPVAALSLE, from the coding sequence ATGAATGTAGATGTCAACAAATGCCTCCACTGCGGAGGATGCGTGGGCTCCTGCCCCAAGAACGCCATATTCCTGAACGACTTCGTTCTGGAGTTCAACGACGACTGCATCAAATGCGGCATATGTGTCAAGCTCTGTCCCGTGGCCGCGCTTTCTCTGGAGTGA
- a CDS encoding radical SAM protein → MTITATNYAVKKGLPKKTQSICPECGKILEANIFAKDGKVYMEKTCPEHGYFSDVYWADVDLYLKAEKYAYDGVGVHNAMDRTIGDDPDDTVHIVIDGQRIDMLSCSAIANLDLTNRCNMNCPICFANANDAGYVYEPSYEQVHDMLVALRSEKPIKCTAVQFAGGEPTVYPRFVDVVRDAKELGFAQVQVATNGIKFAKDYEFLKASKEAGLNTIYLQFDGLTDDVYLRSRGRKMMHIKMGVIENCRKLKEDGLKSPSIVLVPVVGMGMNDDIIGDIIKFAFENSDVIRGVNFQPIAFTGRVTNEEVASGRFTLPDLVRCVEEQTGYATKDDWYPVPVVAPISKFASIILGQTKVTFTTHPHCGIATYLFQDDKGNVVPFPRFVDVGRFSAGLNEIADKAENSRFKKMYVAKLVKLLNSCVDESKMPEGLTKMKFVNLIKDVMSDKSKDTLAAFSWKMMLVAGMHFQDSYNYDIERVRRCGVHYISPDLRVFPFCAYNSGPEFRKEIEAKFSVPLDEWRKTHAAEAKELAEALIVPKDEQAD, encoded by the coding sequence TGCGGGAAGATCCTCGAGGCGAACATTTTCGCCAAGGACGGCAAGGTTTACATGGAGAAGACATGCCCCGAGCACGGATACTTCTCCGATGTGTACTGGGCCGATGTCGACCTGTATCTCAAGGCTGAGAAGTACGCATACGACGGAGTCGGGGTCCACAACGCCATGGACCGCACCATCGGCGACGATCCCGATGACACGGTTCACATCGTCATCGACGGACAGAGGATCGACATGCTCTCCTGTTCCGCGATCGCCAACCTTGACCTGACGAACAGGTGCAACATGAACTGCCCCATCTGCTTCGCTAACGCGAACGACGCGGGGTACGTGTACGAGCCCTCATACGAGCAGGTCCACGACATGCTCGTCGCCCTCAGGTCCGAGAAGCCCATCAAGTGCACCGCCGTCCAGTTCGCCGGAGGCGAGCCCACGGTGTACCCCAGGTTCGTCGACGTCGTCAGGGATGCCAAGGAGCTCGGGTTCGCCCAGGTGCAGGTCGCCACCAACGGAATCAAGTTCGCCAAGGACTACGAGTTCCTCAAGGCGTCCAAGGAGGCGGGTCTGAACACCATCTACCTCCAGTTCGACGGACTCACGGACGACGTCTACCTCAGGTCCAGGGGAAGGAAGATGATGCACATCAAGATGGGCGTCATCGAGAACTGCAGGAAGCTGAAGGAGGACGGCCTCAAGTCCCCGTCCATCGTGCTCGTCCCCGTCGTGGGAATGGGCATGAACGACGACATAATCGGGGACATCATCAAGTTCGCCTTCGAGAACTCCGACGTCATCAGGGGAGTCAACTTCCAGCCCATCGCGTTCACCGGCAGGGTCACCAACGAGGAGGTCGCCTCCGGAAGGTTCACGCTCCCCGATCTGGTCAGGTGCGTGGAGGAGCAGACCGGGTACGCCACCAAGGACGACTGGTACCCCGTCCCCGTCGTCGCGCCCATCTCCAAGTTCGCGTCCATCATCCTCGGCCAGACCAAGGTCACCTTCACAACCCACCCCCACTGCGGAATCGCCACCTACCTGTTCCAGGACGACAAGGGCAACGTCGTGCCCTTCCCCAGGTTCGTCGACGTCGGGAGGTTCTCCGCAGGCCTCAACGAGATCGCCGACAAGGCCGAGAACTCCAGGTTCAAGAAGATGTACGTCGCGAAGCTGGTCAAGCTTCTGAACAGCTGCGTCGACGAGAGCAAGATGCCCGAGGGTCTGACCAAGATGAAGTTCGTCAACCTCATCAAGGACGTCATGTCCGACAAGTCCAAGGACACGCTCGCGGCCTTCTCGTGGAAGATGATGCTCGTAGCCGGCATGCACTTCCAGGACAGCTACAACTACGATATCGAGAGGGTCAGGCGCTGCGGCGTCCACTACATATCGCCCGACCTCCGCGTCTTCCCGTTCTGCGCCTACAACTCCGGACCCGAGTTCAGGAAGGAGATCGAGGCCAAGTTCTCCGTCCCGCTGGACGAGTGGAGGAAGACCCACGCCGCCGAGGCCAAGGAGCTGGCCGAGGCCCTCATCGTCCCCAAGGACGAGCAGGCCGACTGA